In Mytilus edulis chromosome 13, xbMytEdul2.2, whole genome shotgun sequence, a single window of DNA contains:
- the LOC139500327 gene encoding uncharacterized protein, giving the protein MAEPKDLNTIPDEDYDEETYINERILNVCCHNEIIIKSEARYKEHVKARKLGKGYPQNNNLTYDNSLHMKLVRPPSADSYVEMSKLDYEYFDLCEVVEVDMTEEDTVLVEVWDLPGDEESCFAYLSLFGKNAVYIVTVNVTGNMNENIDSGLTFWPEIIRCLNKTHSQEDDDLSVFIVGTYKDKFEGNDDKCLQQLKCQIHDCIDNRHHIKGYFVVSNVQELDDLNPLRSEIVMVSKKQAYWNLERPLRWIHLEKNLHKQMKLNVPVMSIEDMKDCVKKMYVPLNDDHELEQFLSYHHDNGTVVYSMCNSDYVILDPQWLANAMMLIISSAKSNTDNRQTKEWRNLREYGKLSQELIDEIFSRQTPDIVKYKNLILNLMIKCNIIVRPNVTLHTENLDKFEYGVPCMINHLPIGEIGDKFTTQFTKSSCLCLDFLFLPPTFMAHLLVTCVAGTILPKIRGCGPQLILVCKLMCAEND; this is encoded by the exons ATGGCGGAACCCAAAGATTTGAACACCATTCCAGATGAAG ATTACGACGAAGAGACTTATATAAATGAGAGAATTCTGAACGTTTGCTGTCataatgaaataattataaagtCTGAGGCAAGATATAAAGAACACGTCAAAGCAAGAAAATTAGGAAAAGGCTATCCACAGAACAACAATTTGACTTATGATAATTCCCTACATATGAAACTAGTCAGACCACCATCCGCAGACTCATATGTTGAAATGTCTAAACTAGATTATGAATACTTTGATTTGTGCGAAGTTGTCGAGGTCGATATGACAGAGGAAGATACTGTACTAGTAGAAGTATGGGACCTACCAGGAGATGAAGAAAGCTGTTTTGCATATCTTTCCCTGTTTGGAAAGAATGCTGTTTATATAGTGACAGTCAATGTTACAGGAAATatgaatgaaaatattgata GTGGTTTGACATTTTGGCCAGAGATTATACGATGCTTGAATAAAACTCATTCTCAGGAAGATGATGATTTATCAGTGTTCATTGTGGGTACTTACAAAGACAAATTTGAG GGAAATGATGATAAATGTTTGCAACAGCTCAAGTGTCAAATACATGATTGCATTGACAACAGACATCACATCAAAGGTTATTTTGTCGTATCCAATGTTCAAGAATTAGATGACTTGAACCCTTTGCGTAGTGAAATTGTCATGGTCTCAAAGAAACAAGCATATTGGAATTTAGAAAGGCCTTTAAGATGGATTCATCTTGAAAAGAATTTACACAAACAGATGAAGTTAAACGTTCCTGTTATGTCTATAGAAGATATGAAAGATTGCGTGAAGAAAATGTATGTCCCTTTGAATGATGATCATGAACTAGAACAGTTTCTCTCTTATCATCATGACAATGGTACTGTAGTTTACTCAATGTGCAATTCCGACTATGTTATTCTGGATCCCCAGTGGTTGGCAAATGCAATGATGTTGATTATAAGCTCTGCAAAGTCAAACACAGACAATAGACAGACAAAAGAATGGAGAAATCTGCGAGAGTATGGAAAGCTTTCACAAGAACTGATTGATGAAATTTTCAGCAGACAAACTCCGGACATTGTGAAATACAAAAACCTTATTTTGAATTTAATGATAAAATGTAACATAATAGTTCGGCCAAATGTTACGCTTCATACAGAAAACCTAGACAAATTCGAATATGGTGTTCCATGCATGATTAATCATCTTCCAATTGGTGAGATTGGAGACAAATTTACTACCCAATTTACTAAGTCGTCTTGCCTTTGTTTAGATTTTCTGTTCCTCCCTCCGACTTTCATGGCACATTTACTTGTTACATGTGTAGCAGGAACAATTCTGCCTAAGATTCGGGGATGCGGACCACAGCTAATTCTAGTTTGTAAACTGATGTGTGCGGAAAACGACTGA